Proteins encoded together in one Qingshengfaniella alkalisoli window:
- a CDS encoding coniferyl aldehyde dehydrogenase, giving the protein MTIDLRPMFSAMRAASRHDRLPDLAIRRRRLDTLKSMVVDNRKEIATAIDADFGGRVHEETELTEILPLLSAINHTSRNLRGWMRDERRHVALTFQPGSAWVRHEPLGVVGIVAPWNYPLLLALGPVVDALAAGNRVLIKPSELTPAFADLLQSLVAASFATDEVSVITGGVEVAQAFAALPFDHLLFTGSTDVGRKVMRAAAENLTPVTLELGGKSPAIIAHDYSLEDAARSIALGKFTNAGQTCIAPDYVLVPTDKVDAFSRAMQARIAQSYPPESAASQFTNVITDRHRKRLMDALEEVEQAGATMIQPPKADFGTKIPPTLVLGAPDDSLLLTEEIFGPILPIVPYNTLDDALAFVNRRSRPLALYAFSHDRHAQRIILDGAISGGVTLNGTLLHIAQNSLPFGGVGKSGIGAYHGRDGFRRLSHARAVYKPHLLNLSEHLGPPFGSLAHWIIRLLGR; this is encoded by the coding sequence ATGACCATCGACCTTCGGCCCATGTTTTCCGCCATGCGCGCGGCCTCTCGCCATGATCGCCTGCCTGACCTGGCTATACGCCGCCGTCGGCTTGACACCCTCAAAAGCATGGTGGTCGACAATCGCAAGGAAATCGCGACCGCGATCGATGCCGATTTCGGCGGGCGCGTGCACGAAGAAACGGAACTGACGGAAATCCTCCCTTTGCTCAGCGCCATAAACCACACGTCACGCAACCTGCGCGGCTGGATGCGCGACGAACGGCGGCATGTCGCGTTGACCTTCCAGCCAGGTTCGGCCTGGGTGCGCCATGAACCGCTGGGTGTGGTGGGGATCGTTGCACCCTGGAACTACCCGTTGCTGTTGGCCCTGGGGCCCGTGGTGGACGCACTGGCCGCCGGCAATCGCGTGCTGATCAAACCGTCCGAATTGACCCCGGCATTCGCCGACCTGCTGCAAAGCCTTGTTGCAGCCAGCTTCGCGACGGACGAGGTCAGCGTGATTACCGGCGGCGTGGAGGTCGCGCAGGCATTCGCTGCCCTGCCCTTCGACCACCTGCTGTTCACCGGATCAACCGATGTGGGGCGCAAGGTCATGCGGGCGGCGGCGGAAAACCTGACGCCGGTTACGCTCGAACTCGGTGGCAAATCCCCGGCAATCATCGCCCATGATTATTCGCTCGAAGATGCCGCGCGATCCATTGCCCTGGGCAAGTTCACCAATGCCGGCCAGACTTGCATCGCGCCCGACTATGTTCTCGTGCCCACGGACAAGGTCGACGCGTTCTCACGGGCCATGCAGGCACGTATCGCACAATCCTATCCCCCTGAAAGCGCGGCATCGCAATTCACCAATGTCATCACCGACCGGCATCGCAAGCGTCTGATGGATGCTCTGGAAGAAGTGGAACAAGCAGGCGCAACCATGATTCAGCCGCCTAAGGCCGACTTTGGCACGAAAATACCCCCGACCCTCGTTCTTGGCGCGCCCGACGATTCATTATTGCTGACGGAAGAGATTTTCGGGCCGATCCTTCCCATCGTGCCCTATAACACCCTCGACGACGCGCTGGCCTTCGTGAACCGGCGCTCCCGTCCACTGGCGCTCTATGCGTTCTCGCACGACCGGCATGCCCAACGCATCATCCTCGATGGCGCCATCTCCGGCGGCGTGACCCTGAACGGTACCTTACTGCATATCGCACAGAACAGCCTGCCATTCGGTGGTGTAGGTAAAAGCGGCATTGGTGCCTACCATGGCCGCGACGGGTTCCGGCGACTCAGCCATGCGCGCGCTGTTTACAAACCCCACCTGCTCAACCTTTCCGAACATCTCGGACCGCCCTTCGGATCGCTAGCACACTGGATTATCCGCCTTCTCGGTCGCTAA
- a CDS encoding HAD family hydrolase gives MRSTFVTAALVAIPAYTLADPLPSWNDTDAKAAIIAFVDSVTDPDADSFVPVEDRIATFDNDGTLWAEQPVYFQGLYALDILREKAEADPSILSSDVLQAANEGDMEGIMAGGMEGLIEIINVSHAGITPEDFKASAHEWLTTATHPSSGMTYADMTYQPMVELLRYLRDEDFKTYIVSGGGVDFIRAIADEAYGIPPWQVVGSEGNTSYSVESGTPTVTKDGGVSFVDDKEGKPVGIMRHIGQRPIFVAGNSDGDFAMLEWATAGDGPRFGLIVHHTDGEREFAYDREGHIGVLDRGLDEAEDRGWALVDMANDWSRVWTGEQ, from the coding sequence ATGCGCAGCACGTTCGTCACGGCGGCACTCGTCGCCATCCCCGCCTACACCTTGGCCGATCCGCTGCCGTCGTGGAACGACACCGACGCCAAGGCCGCGATCATCGCCTTCGTCGACAGCGTAACGGACCCGGACGCTGACAGTTTCGTGCCGGTCGAGGACCGCATCGCGACATTCGACAATGACGGCACCCTGTGGGCGGAACAGCCTGTCTATTTCCAAGGTCTTTACGCGCTCGACATCCTGCGCGAGAAGGCCGAGGCCGATCCCTCGATCCTGTCCTCGGATGTGCTCCAGGCCGCCAATGAGGGTGACATGGAAGGCATCATGGCCGGCGGCATGGAAGGGCTGATCGAGATCATCAATGTCAGCCACGCGGGCATCACGCCCGAGGATTTCAAGGCCAGCGCCCATGAATGGCTGACTACAGCCACCCATCCGAGCAGTGGCATGACCTATGCCGACATGACCTATCAACCGATGGTCGAACTGCTGCGCTACCTGCGCGACGAGGATTTCAAGACCTACATCGTGTCCGGCGGCGGCGTCGATTTCATCCGGGCCATCGCCGACGAGGCCTATGGCATCCCGCCCTGGCAGGTCGTCGGCAGCGAGGGCAACACCAGCTATTCCGTCGAGAGCGGCACGCCCACCGTGACCAAGGACGGGGGCGTCAGCTTTGTCGACGACAAGGAGGGCAAGCCCGTGGGTATCATGCGCCATATCGGCCAGCGCCCGATCTTCGTCGCCGGCAATTCGGACGGTGATTTTGCAATGCTGGAATGGGCGACCGCCGGCGATGGCCCGCGTTTCGGCCTGATTGTGCATCATACCGACGGCGAGCGCGAGTTCGCCTATGACCGCGAGGGCCATATCGGTGTCTTGGATCGTGGACTGGACGAAGCAGAGGATAGAGGTTGGGCGCTGGTGGATATGGCCAATGACTGGAGCCGTGTCTGGACGGGTGAGCAGTGA
- a CDS encoding ABC transporter substrate-binding protein — MTGAVSGRVSSDIVKIAPALFASAPRLLGVGVFLVVGASQGNADELRVAMLDENPPWEYIAEDGAAHGFEVEIIQAVADRLDVEVSFQPLPFAQVLDEVQAGEADLAIGSISVTEERMMRFDFSQPYFRTDVVIVAPVEAALVTEGQLFGWSVGYLAGASGEDLAYQYATALGLERVQPYSQASALFDALQAGEVRAVISEFASALHFVRMEPAYEIAMRASAGRDVALAMRLGFELNEELNDILSDMKRDGTMAEIYERWFDEPPAGDTVTLVPMDIPRAQ; from the coding sequence ATGACTGGAGCCGTGTCTGGACGGGTGAGCAGTGACATCGTGAAAATAGCGCCCGCCCTGTTCGCGTCTGCGCCGCGTCTGCTTGGCGTCGGGGTGTTCCTGGTTGTTGGCGCGTCGCAGGGCAACGCCGACGAGTTGCGTGTGGCGATGCTGGATGAAAATCCGCCTTGGGAATACATCGCTGAAGACGGTGCGGCCCATGGTTTCGAGGTGGAGATCATTCAGGCTGTGGCCGACCGACTTGATGTTGAAGTTTCTTTTCAACCATTGCCTTTCGCGCAGGTGTTGGATGAGGTTCAGGCTGGCGAGGCTGATCTGGCCATCGGCTCGATCAGCGTGACGGAAGAGCGCATGATGCGTTTCGATTTTTCGCAACCATATTTCCGAACCGATGTCGTCATCGTCGCACCGGTCGAGGCGGCTCTTGTGACCGAAGGCCAGCTTTTCGGTTGGAGTGTTGGCTATTTGGCGGGGGCCAGCGGCGAAGATCTTGCCTATCAATATGCCACAGCACTGGGGTTGGAGCGCGTTCAGCCCTATTCGCAGGCCTCTGCGTTATTCGATGCATTGCAAGCCGGGGAGGTGCGGGCGGTGATATCCGAGTTCGCCTCTGCCCTGCATTTCGTGCGCATGGAACCGGCCTATGAAATAGCCATGCGCGCCAGCGCCGGGCGCGATGTGGCGCTGGCGATGCGTCTGGGATTCGAGTTGAACGAAGAGCTTAATGATATCCTGTCCGATATGAAGCGTGACGGAACGATGGCCGAGATTTATGAACGCTGGTTCGATGAACCGCCAGCGGGGGATACGGTCACGCTTGTGCCCATGGACATTCCCCGAGCGCAATGA
- a CDS encoding arylsulfatase: MRLTHLLATAGLAFCASGAAFAQDADQAADVSEKPNILVIWGDDIGQTNVSAYSFGLMGYETPNIDRIADEGILFTDYYAEQSCTAGRSTFITGQSTLRTGLSKVGLPGADVGLQADDVTIASALKDLGYATGQFGKNHLGDKDEFLPTNHGFDEFFGNLYHLNAEEEPENFNYPQDPEFRENFGPRGVIRSSADGEIEDTGPLTKKRMETVDEETSAAAIDFMQRQVDQDTPFFVWMNTTRMHFRTHVKDENRSEPGLTALTEYADGMIEHDMIVGQILDAVDEMGIADNTIVMYATDNGPHQNSWPDAGTTPFRSEKNTNWEGAFRVPAMIRWPGQIEPGTVKTGMFSGLDWFPTLLAAAGDTDIKDRLLEGTTIDGAEYKVHLDGYNQLPYLTGETDESARNEFFYFNDDGAIVGLRYENWKIVFQEQRATGTLLLWAEPFTPLRTPKIFDLRADPYERADRTSNTYYDWVLDHAYLLVPAQAEVAEFFSTFEEYPPSQRAASFSVDQVQEQLERTLSGGIQ, translated from the coding sequence ATGAGACTCACACACCTTCTTGCGACCGCGGGACTTGCGTTTTGCGCGAGCGGTGCGGCTTTCGCGCAGGACGCCGACCAAGCGGCTGACGTGTCCGAGAAGCCAAACATCCTGGTGATATGGGGCGACGATATCGGACAGACCAACGTGTCTGCCTACAGCTTCGGGTTGATGGGTTACGAGACGCCAAACATCGACCGTATCGCCGATGAAGGCATTCTGTTCACTGACTACTACGCCGAGCAGAGCTGCACGGCGGGCCGGTCGACCTTCATCACCGGTCAGTCGACGTTGCGCACGGGTCTGTCCAAGGTCGGTCTGCCGGGCGCGGATGTCGGGCTTCAGGCCGATGACGTGACCATCGCGTCGGCGCTCAAGGACCTCGGCTACGCAACCGGCCAGTTCGGCAAGAACCACCTTGGCGACAAGGACGAATTCCTGCCCACGAACCACGGCTTCGACGAGTTCTTCGGCAACCTCTATCACCTCAACGCGGAGGAAGAGCCCGAGAACTTCAACTATCCGCAGGATCCCGAGTTCCGCGAGAATTTCGGCCCGCGCGGCGTGATCCGTTCCTCCGCCGATGGCGAGATCGAGGATACCGGTCCGCTGACCAAGAAGCGCATGGAAACGGTTGACGAGGAAACCTCGGCCGCGGCCATCGACTTCATGCAGCGGCAGGTGGATCAGGATACGCCGTTCTTCGTGTGGATGAACACGACGCGGATGCACTTCCGCACGCACGTCAAGGACGAGAACCGCAGCGAACCCGGCCTGACCGCGCTGACCGAGTACGCCGATGGCATGATCGAGCATGACATGATCGTCGGCCAGATCCTCGACGCGGTCGACGAGATGGGCATCGCGGACAATACCATCGTGATGTATGCGACCGACAACGGCCCGCACCAGAACTCCTGGCCCGATGCCGGCACCACGCCGTTCCGCAGCGAGAAGAACACCAACTGGGAAGGCGCGTTCCGCGTACCAGCCATGATCCGCTGGCCCGGCCAGATCGAGCCCGGGACGGTCAAGACCGGCATGTTCTCGGGCCTCGACTGGTTCCCGACGCTGCTGGCCGCCGCCGGCGATACGGACATCAAGGATCGTTTGCTGGAAGGCACCACGATCGACGGCGCGGAGTACAAGGTCCATCTCGACGGCTACAACCAGCTGCCATACCTAACCGGCGAAACCGATGAAAGCGCACGGAACGAGTTCTTCTACTTTAACGATGACGGTGCCATCGTCGGCCTGCGCTATGAAAACTGGAAGATCGTCTTTCAGGAGCAGCGCGCGACCGGAACACTGCTGCTATGGGCCGAACCCTTCACGCCGCTGCGCACCCCGAAAATCTTCGATCTGCGAGCGGACCCTTACGAACGTGCGGACAGGACGTCGAACACCTACTACGACTGGGTGCTCGACCACGCCTACCTGCTTGTTCCGGCTCAGGCCGAAGTGGCAGAGTTCTTCTCGACCTTCGAGGAGTATCCTCCATCGCAGCGGGCGGCGAGCTTCTCGGTCGACCAGGTGCAGGAGCAACTTGAGCGGACGCTCAGCGGCGGAATCCAGTAG
- the serB gene encoding phosphoserine phosphatase SerB — protein sequence MFVATLLTSPANPALERMTVDALRDAWGGGDVRWLADGEAAEFALPAKPGNVDSVWADMQALGVDLVVQAAEGRRKKLLLADMDSTMIQQECIDELAAEAGIGAHVAEITARAMNGELDFESALKERVGLLKGLNTSVIARVLDSRVTFTPGGRELIATMKAAGGYAALVSGGFTTFTDHVAQSLGFDESRANVLVEADGVLAGTVVEPILGRDAKVAALRDISAQLGISTDDAMAVGDGANDLGMLELAGTGVALHAKPSVAAQCDVRINHGDLTALLYVQGYAKADFVI from the coding sequence ATGTTCGTTGCCACCCTTCTGACCAGCCCTGCAAACCCCGCGCTGGAGCGCATGACCGTAGACGCCCTGCGCGACGCCTGGGGTGGGGGGGATGTACGCTGGTTGGCCGATGGAGAGGCGGCAGAGTTTGCCTTGCCCGCGAAGCCCGGCAATGTTGACTCCGTTTGGGCGGACATGCAGGCGCTTGGCGTGGACCTGGTTGTTCAGGCAGCCGAGGGGCGGCGCAAGAAACTTCTGCTTGCAGATATGGACAGCACGATGATCCAGCAGGAATGCATCGACGAATTGGCGGCGGAAGCGGGCATCGGGGCGCATGTGGCGGAAATCACGGCTCGCGCGATGAATGGCGAGTTGGATTTCGAAAGCGCGTTGAAAGAGCGTGTGGGGTTGCTGAAGGGGTTGAATACTTCTGTGATCGCAAGGGTTCTGGATAGCCGCGTCACATTCACCCCCGGCGGACGCGAACTGATCGCCACCATGAAGGCCGCTGGCGGCTATGCGGCGTTGGTGTCTGGCGGGTTCACGACCTTCACCGACCATGTGGCACAGTCGCTTGGCTTTGATGAAAGCCGCGCGAATGTGCTGGTCGAGGCTGACGGAGTTCTGGCCGGAACGGTGGTTGAACCGATACTGGGCCGAGATGCCAAGGTTGCCGCCTTGCGTGACATCAGCGCGCAGCTTGGGATTTCGACCGATGATGCGATGGCGGTCGGTGATGGCGCCAATGACCTGGGCATGCTGGAACTGGCCGGAACCGGCGTTGCGCTGCACGCCAAGCCGTCTGTTGCCGCGCAATGCGACGTGCGGATCAACCACGGGGATCTGACGGCACTGCTTTATGTTCAGGGTTATGCGAAGGCTGATTTTGTGATCTGA
- a CDS encoding tyrosine-type recombinase/integrase: protein MAQVFNAYLDADKPERFLLKLAEYWKNTPVEQIRAETIRRAAKKIYPHASEPTWNRQVIKPTQAAINYAAELGWCAKISVKRYPESPEEKTPATLEWVTAFAEQAVEDDLPHLAALCLFMFGTAARVGESCRLVWDDVDLTAGTATLRLFKPTPWTRLAHLPPEVIAALANIPSNRKPDELVFVYSGRGSVRGPWNNVCKRAGIERLTPHCCRHGFATTMLHLGFDAKTVAERGGWKDATTVLRTYAHAMADATVTNALFGTKLTQARNPALSNNRKKRRKSV from the coding sequence ATGGCTCAAGTGTTCAATGCCTATCTGGATGCTGACAAGCCTGAACGGTTTCTTCTCAAGTTGGCAGAGTATTGGAAGAACACTCCGGTCGAACAGATACGCGCCGAAACGATCCGGCGAGCAGCAAAGAAGATCTACCCGCATGCCTCAGAACCAACGTGGAATCGGCAGGTGATCAAGCCGACGCAAGCGGCGATAAATTATGCTGCGGAACTTGGTTGGTGCGCGAAAATATCGGTTAAGCGATACCCTGAAAGTCCTGAAGAAAAGACGCCCGCCACCTTGGAATGGGTGACAGCCTTCGCCGAACAAGCGGTTGAAGATGACTTGCCACACCTTGCGGCGCTTTGCCTGTTCATGTTTGGCACGGCGGCTCGGGTGGGGGAAAGCTGCCGCCTGGTATGGGATGATGTTGACTTGACCGCCGGAACGGCAACGCTGCGTCTGTTCAAACCTACACCTTGGACCCGGCTCGCACATTTACCGCCAGAGGTAATCGCGGCGCTGGCAAACATTCCATCGAATCGCAAGCCTGACGAGCTCGTGTTTGTCTACAGTGGCAGGGGCAGCGTCAGAGGGCCCTGGAACAACGTCTGCAAGCGTGCCGGAATCGAACGCCTGACCCCGCATTGTTGTCGCCATGGCTTCGCCACGACGATGCTACACCTTGGATTTGATGCGAAGACCGTCGCCGAACGCGGAGGCTGGAAAGATGCGACAACCGTGCTGCGTACCTACGCTCACGCCATGGCCGACGCGACCGTTACGAACGCCCTTTTTGGCACAAAATTGACACAGGCTCGCAATCCTGCATTATCAAATAACCGAAAGAAAAGGAGAAAATCCGTATGA